From the Streptomyces sp. NBC_00654 genome, the window CGCCGCGCCACGGGCGGTCGGTCGAGCCCTTGCGGCCGGCGTGGGCGAGCTGAATACCGGCCACCGTGCCCTGCCCGGCCAGGAAGTCGGTGATGCGGCGCAGCGCCGTCACCTGCCGGTCGTTCCAGATGCCGAGGTCCGCCGGACTGATCCGGCCCTCCGGACTGACCGCGGTGGCCTCCACCAGGATCAGGCCGGTGCCGCCCGCCGCGCGGGCGGCGTAGTGGGAGAAGTGCCAGTCGTGCGCGACGCCCGCCGCCGGCCCGGACGCCGCCGCGCTGTACTGGCACATGGGAGCCATCCAGACGCGGTTGGGAATGGTCAGCGACCGCAGGACGCAGGGCTCGAAAAGGGCGCTCACGCCGGACTCCGTTTCACCGGGAAGGACCGAATGGAGGCGCGGGTGACAGAGCCCGCGACTAGTACGAGAATGATCGTACTACGACACTCATCGAATTACGAAGACTCTCGTACTTCACCGGCCCTCGGTCCGCCGACGCCTCAGGGCGATATCGGCGTCGGCGTCGTAGCCCTGGGTCCAGCTGCGCCCGGCGCCCGATGTCCAGGTGACCTGGACGGTGCTCCCGTCGGCCTTGACGCTCACCACCGTCATCGCCCGGTCACCGTCCCGCACATCGCCGCGGAGCAGTTCACGCGCCTTGACCGTGACGGGCCGCGCCGACCGCGCGTCCTCCGCCTCCCCGGCCGCCCGGACGAGTGCCGCCGCCAGCGCTCGGGCCGCCTCCGGGGCGCAGGTCCAGTCGGACCGGCCCGCCGGGAACCCGATCCGGACGGCGACCAGCGACGGGCCGCCGGCCGCACCGGCGATCACCTCCACCGGTACCTCCCGTCCGTCCGCGTCCATGATCTCGACACCCATCGCCGCCGCCCCTCATCTCCTCGCCGCGGACCGGCCCGTCCGGGACCAGCCTCATATCCGGAATTGGAGCACACGTCCGACACGGGCCACCGTCCCGGCGGTCAGCCCGGGTAGACGTCCAGTCGGCCGCACATACCGAACCTGCCGCGCGCGGAAGGCTGTTCGGCGTGCAGGCAGGCATCCGCGAGATGGCCGCCGTCACCCCGGGCCAGCGCGTCGAGCTGCTCACCGGTCGCCTCGGACGCGGCGGCGGCCCCCCGCTGCCAGCGCTCGCGCCAGTCGTCGGCCCGGGGACGTACGAGCGCGGCGGCGGCACGGTGGAACGCGGCCAGCGGCTCGGGGTCGCCCGCCCCGGCCGCGCGGCGCAGCGCGAGGAAGCCCTCGATGGCGAGGTCACGGCGCGTGCGGGCGGCGCGCTCCTGCTCCGCCTCGGTGCCGTCCGCGGGGAGCGTGACGGCCGCACGATAGAGGTCCGGGTCGGCGAGGAAGCGCGGCGGCAGGGTGAGAACGGCGTCACCGGCTTCGGGAAGCCCGCTGTTCTGCATCAGGACGACGATGCGCAGACCGTCCTCGTTGACGAGCCGGTGGACGGTGCCGGGGGTGAACCAGACGAGGGCTCCGGGTTCCAGCGGCGTCCGCCGGAACCCGGAGGCGGTGAGCGTCTGCACGGAGCCGCTGCCCCCGACCACGACGTAGCCCTCCGAACAGGTGAGGTGGATGTGCGGGGTGCCACCGCGCAAGCCGTCCTCGGTGGGCCAGTCGTAGACGCTCAGATGCGAGACGGCGACGGCGCCGGGCAGTCCTTCGAAGGTCACCACGGGTACTCCTGGGTTCGGGCGCCCGGCCCACCACGACCGCGTGCGCAAGCGCTTTCTATCGGCAGCTGCACGCTAGGTCGACCGCCGGACACGGGTCAAGGGCCGGCCGTCCCCGGTCCCGCCCGGACCGTCGCCGCCCCGGCCCGTCACCCCTCTCCGGGTGTCACCGCCGTCGCCACGCCGGGCCGCACGGACCCGCTTCGCGCGAGCCACTGCCGGCGGTCGGGTGCAAACTGGCCGGTATCCGGCACAACGGCGTTTCGGGAGGTCGTGGTCATGACCGAGGTACTGCTCACGGTAGGCACCCGCAAGGGACTCTTCATCGGCCGCAGGCGCGGCGGGACCTGGGAGTTCGGCGATCCGCACTTCCACGCCCAGGCGATCTACTCGGTCGGCGTCGACACCCGCGGGCCGTCTCCCCGGATCCTGGTCGGCGGCGACAGTTCGCACTGGGGCCCGTCCGTGTTCCACTCCGACGACCTCGGCGCCACCTGGGTCGAGCCCCGGCGGCCCGCGGTCAAGTTCCCCACGTTCACCGGGGCGTCCCTGGAGCGGGTGTGGCAGTTGCAGCCGGCCGGCCCCGAGGCTCCCGGCGTGGTCTACGCGGGGACCGAGCCGGCGGCGTTGTTCCGGTCCGAGGACCGCGGCGAGAGCTTCGCGCTCGTCCGTCCGCTGTGGGAGCACCCGACCCGCTCGAAGTGGGTGCCCGGCGGTGGCGGCGAAGGGCTGCACACCATCCTGACCGACCCGCGGGACCCGCGGGCGGTGACCGTCGCGGTCTCCACCGCCGGGGTGTTCCGGACCAAGGACGGCGGGGAGAGCTGGGCCCCGTCCAACAAGGGCGTCTCGGCGGTCTTCCTGCCCGACCCGGACCCGGAATTCGGCCAGTGCGTCCACAAGGTCACCCGGGACGCCGCCGATCCCGACCGGCTCTACCTCCAGAACCACTGGGGCGTGTTCCGCAGCGACGACTCCGGGGACCACTGGACCGACATCGGCGGGGGACTGCCGTCCGACTTCGGTTTCGCCGCCGCCGCGCACCCGCACCGCGGCGAGACGGCGTACATCTTCCCGATCAACGCCGATGCCGACCGTGTCCCCGCCGAGCACCGCTGCCGGGTCTTCCGCACGAGCGACGCGGGACGGACCTGGGAACCGCTGTCGACGGGCCTGCCCGAGGGGGCGCACTACGGCACGGTGCTGCGCGACGCGCTCTGCACGGACGACGCGGAGCCCGCCGGCGTCTACTTCGGCAATCGCAACGGCGAGTTGTACGCGAGCGCGGACGACGGGGACAGCTGGCGGCAGCTCGCGTCCCATCTGCCCGATGTGCTGTGCGTACGGGCGGTGGTGCTCGCCTGACCGGCAGTTGATCGGAGTGGTCGTATCACCAGTAGAGTGCGGCTCGTGGCAGCACGACCGTTGAAAGAAATCGTAGAGCCGGGGTGGGCGCAGGCCCTCGAACCCGTGGCCGACCGCATCGCCGCGATGGGCGACTTCCTCCGCACCGAGATCGCCGCGGGGCGCACCTACCTGCCCGCCGGGGCACATGTACTGCGGGCGTTCCAGCAGCCGTTCGACGAGGTGCGGGTCCTCGTCGTCGGTCAGGACCCGTATCCGACCCCGGGTCATGCGATCGGGCTGAGTTTCGCCGTGGCACCCGAGGTCCGTCCGTTGCCCGGCAGCCTGGAGAACATCTTCCGGGAGCTGCACGCGGACCTGGGCCTTCCGCGGCCGTCCAACGGCGATCTCACACCCTGGACCGAACAGGGGGTGCTGTTGCTCAACAGGGCGTTGACGACGGCGCCACGACGGCCGGCCGCGCATCGCGGCAAGGGCTGGGAAGAGGTCACCGAGCAGGCCATCCGGGCGCTGGTGGCACGTGGCACGCCGCTGGTGTCGGTCCTGTGGGGGCGTGACGCCCGCAATCTGCGGCCCCAGTTGGGCAATTTCCCGGCCATCGAGTCCTCGCACCCCTCCCCCATGTCGGCGGACCGCGGGTTCTTCGGCTCACGCCCCTTCAGCCGGGTCAACGAACTGCTGGAGCGCCAGGGCGCGCAGCCGGTCGACTGGCGGCTGCCGTGACGGACGCGCCGTCGCGCGGCACGGCAGCCGGCACGGATACGGCAACGGCGTCCGGGACTTCGGGAGCGCCGGCCGTCGGCCCGTACGTCCTCGGTGTGGACTCGGGTGGATCCGGGCTGCGCGTGGCGCTCGGGACGCCCGGCTCACCGGGCCCGCTCGCAACCCTCGTCTGCGCCGAGCCGGTGCGGACGGGGCCGGCGGGCATCGACGCCGCCCATCTGCTGGAACAACTGCTGCCCGCCGTACGGACGCTGCTGGAGCGGCCGGAGGCCGGACAGGGCGCCGGGCGGAGCGCCGGCCCGGCCCCCGGGGGAGCCCGGGAGCGGATCGCCGCCGTGGCCGTCGGGGCTGCCGGGATGGCGACGCTCGGCGATCAGCTGCGCGCGGAGCTGCCCGCGGCGCTCGCGGAGGCGCTGGGCGTGCGCCGGCTGGCCCTGGCGGCCGACGCGGTGACCGCGTACGCGGGCGCTGTGGGCCAGCGGCCGGGAGCGGTCGTCGCCGGCGGAACGGGCCTGATCGCGCTCGGCACGGACCTGACGACCTGGCGCAGGGCCGATGGCTGGGGACATCTTCTGGGTGACACCGGCGGCGGCGCGTGGATCGGCCGTGCCGGTCTCGACGCGGCGATGCGCGCCCATGACGGACGACGCGGGGGGTCCGCCGCGCTGCTCGCCCGGCTCACCGCCGTGTTCGGCCCTGCGACGGGACTGCCGGGTCTGCTCTACCCGCGGACCGACCGCCCCGCGCTGCTCGCGTCGTTCGCCCCCGAGGTGGCGGCGTGCGCCGGTGATGACCCGGTCGCCGCGGACATCCTGCGCCGGGCCGCCGGCCATATCGCCGAGGCGGCGGCCGCGGTGTGCCCCGGGGCGGCTTCCGGCGGAGGCCCCGACGACGGGCCCGGCTGCGAAGTGGCCCTGACCGGGGGCCTGTTCCGGATGGGCGACGCCCTTCTCGTACCACTGCGCGAGGAGCTGGCCCGGCAGGTGCCACAGGCTCTCGTGGTCCCCGCGTCGGGTGATCCGCTGGACGGTGCGCTGGGGATCGCGCGGGCGCTGGCGGAAGGCGGTCTGCGACTGCCGCTCCATCCGACGCTGCTGTGCGTACCGGGGTCCGCGCCCCCGCTCGTACGGGATTCCCCGCCCGTGGCGGAGCGCCCCTGACGCCCCCGCGCACACCGGCGCCCGGCGGCGCGCCGCTGTCCGAAACCGGACCGACAGAGCAGGGCAGTTGCCCGGTACATCACTCATCAGACATAAGCGGACAGATAACGCCTGACTGGACCCTCCCCGAACAGAGGAGCATCCAAAACCAGTAGCATGCGGCGCCATGAGCACCCCCACTGGGCCCGCTTCCGGCCTGCCTGTACGAATGCCGCGACCTCGCCAGTCCGGACGGCACCGCCGCCCGGAGCCCGTGGTCGCGCCCGAGGGCGCTGCCGCGCTCGTTCTCGCCGTTCCCGGTACCCCCTCCTCGGCCACGCGCAGTCTGGCCGAAGAGGTGATCAGCATCGCCCGTTCCGAGCTTCCCGGTCTCAACGCGCAGATCGGCTACCTCGACGGCGACGACGCCGAGTACCCCACCTTGACCACCGTTCTCACCCACGCCGCCGCCGAGCGCGTCGCGCGCTACGAGCAGGCCAGGGCCGTGGGCCGCGAGGTCGCCGAGCCCTCGGGCCCGCCCGCCGTCGTGGTGCCGCTGCTCGCGGGGCCGGACAGCGCCCTGATCCGGCGCATACGGCAGGCGGTCATGGACAGCGGTACCCCGGTCGAGCTGACCGATGTGCTGGGCCCGCACCCGCTGCTCGCCGAGGCGCTGCACGTACGGCTTTCGGAGGCCGGGCTGGCGCGCGCCGACCGCGCGAGGCTGTTCACCGTGGCGACCGCCGCCGACGGCATCGTGCTGGCCACGGTGGGCGGCGACGAGGCCGTGCGGGCGGCCGGAATCACCGGAATGCTCCTCGCCGCCCGCCTCGCGGTGCCGGTGATGGCCGCCGCCCTCGACGTGGAGGGTTCGGTGGCGTCGGTCGCGGAGCAGCTGCAGAGTTCCGGTTCGGCGCAGCTCGCGCTGGCGCCGTACCTGGTGGGCCCCGAGGTCGACCCGGGCCTGCTGGACGCGGCGGCGAAGGAGGCCGGCTGCGCGGTCGCCGCGCCGCTGGGCGCGTACCCGGCGATCGGCAAGCTCGTGCTGTCGCTGTACGCCACG encodes:
- a CDS encoding cupin domain-containing protein — encoded protein: MVTFEGLPGAVAVSHLSVYDWPTEDGLRGGTPHIHLTCSEGYVVVGGSGSVQTLTASGFRRTPLEPGALVWFTPGTVHRLVNEDGLRIVVLMQNSGLPEAGDAVLTLPPRFLADPDLYRAAVTLPADGTEAEQERAARTRRDLAIEGFLALRRAAGAGDPEPLAAFHRAAAALVRPRADDWRERWQRGAAAASEATGEQLDALARGDGGHLADACLHAEQPSARGRFGMCGRLDVYPG
- a CDS encoding exo-alpha-sialidase, whose translation is MTEVLLTVGTRKGLFIGRRRGGTWEFGDPHFHAQAIYSVGVDTRGPSPRILVGGDSSHWGPSVFHSDDLGATWVEPRRPAVKFPTFTGASLERVWQLQPAGPEAPGVVYAGTEPAALFRSEDRGESFALVRPLWEHPTRSKWVPGGGGEGLHTILTDPRDPRAVTVAVSTAGVFRTKDGGESWAPSNKGVSAVFLPDPDPEFGQCVHKVTRDAADPDRLYLQNHWGVFRSDDSGDHWTDIGGGLPSDFGFAAAAHPHRGETAYIFPINADADRVPAEHRCRVFRTSDAGRTWEPLSTGLPEGAHYGTVLRDALCTDDAEPAGVYFGNRNGELYASADDGDSWRQLASHLPDVLCVRAVVLA
- a CDS encoding uracil-DNA glycosylase, with the translated sequence MAARPLKEIVEPGWAQALEPVADRIAAMGDFLRTEIAAGRTYLPAGAHVLRAFQQPFDEVRVLVVGQDPYPTPGHAIGLSFAVAPEVRPLPGSLENIFRELHADLGLPRPSNGDLTPWTEQGVLLLNRALTTAPRRPAAHRGKGWEEVTEQAIRALVARGTPLVSVLWGRDARNLRPQLGNFPAIESSHPSPMSADRGFFGSRPFSRVNELLERQGAQPVDWRLP
- a CDS encoding BadF/BadG/BcrA/BcrD ATPase family protein, translated to MDSGGSGLRVALGTPGSPGPLATLVCAEPVRTGPAGIDAAHLLEQLLPAVRTLLERPEAGQGAGRSAGPAPGGARERIAAVAVGAAGMATLGDQLRAELPAALAEALGVRRLALAADAVTAYAGAVGQRPGAVVAGGTGLIALGTDLTTWRRADGWGHLLGDTGGGAWIGRAGLDAAMRAHDGRRGGSAALLARLTAVFGPATGLPGLLYPRTDRPALLASFAPEVAACAGDDPVAADILRRAAGHIAEAAAAVCPGAASGGGPDDGPGCEVALTGGLFRMGDALLVPLREELARQVPQALVVPASGDPLDGALGIARALAEGGLRLPLHPTLLCVPGSAPPLVRDSPPVAERP
- a CDS encoding sirohydrochlorin chelatase, encoding MSTPTGPASGLPVRMPRPRQSGRHRRPEPVVAPEGAAALVLAVPGTPSSATRSLAEEVISIARSELPGLNAQIGYLDGDDAEYPTLTTVLTHAAAERVARYEQARAVGREVAEPSGPPAVVVPLLAGPDSALIRRIRQAVMDSGTPVELTDVLGPHPLLAEALHVRLSEAGLARADRARLFTVATAADGIVLATVGGDEAVRAAGITGMLLAARLAVPVMAAALDVEGSVASVAEQLQSSGSAQLALAPYLVGPEVDPGLLDAAAKEAGCAVAAPLGAYPAIGKLVLSLYATTLGITPATPQGAPAH